The following proteins are co-located in the Flavobacterium sp. CECT 9288 genome:
- the yidC gene encoding membrane protein insertase YidC → MEQKKFDLNSIIGFALIFVILIFIMYQNQPDPKVVAAEKAQKALQIKEAKAKALEVKKVEIAAQAVAATGDTTQLAQLEKSLGSFAYSATLPSAKASVTTIENDLVKLTIANKGGYIVEATLKEYEKFKKGSGQLVELIKDNNANLNVQLVTLDNRTLNTKDLYFEPSLTKIGADQVLSMKLKAGANEFLEYKYILKPNNYMIGFDIRSQGLQKVLNTSKPLDLEWNLKAHRNEKSISYENKYTEIYYEHKDGKVDYAGLGASENELLEKPTFIAFKQHFFASILVSKTPFENAQVTSTNLMNDEEVDTTFTKSFKANIPLAFTNGEIDHKLSWYMGPSDYKTLANYDLNLEKIITMGWGIIGWINRFIFVPLFGFLGSYIAYGIAIILFTILIKLAMSPITFKSFLSQAKMKLLRPEIAELGEKFKKDPMKKQQETMKLYNKAGVNPMAGCIPALIQMPFLMASFQFFPSAFELRQKSFLWADDLSSFDEIVKLPFYIPFYGNHISLFPILAAIAIFFYMKMTSGDQQMAAPQQEGMPDMAKMMKIMIYVSPIMMLFFFNSYGAGLSLYNFISNLVTILIMLVIKKYFIDSDKIHAQIQENKLKEPKKQSKFQRKLQEVMEQAEAQKALDKKNK, encoded by the coding sequence ATGGAACAAAAAAAATTTGACCTCAATTCAATTATCGGTTTTGCCTTAATTTTTGTAATCTTGATTTTTATCATGTATCAAAATCAACCAGATCCAAAGGTGGTTGCAGCAGAAAAAGCGCAAAAGGCATTGCAAATTAAAGAGGCAAAAGCAAAGGCTCTTGAAGTAAAAAAAGTTGAAATTGCTGCTCAAGCTGTTGCCGCAACTGGGGATACAACACAATTGGCACAATTAGAAAAATCTTTAGGTAGTTTTGCTTATTCTGCAACTTTGCCATCTGCAAAGGCTAGCGTAACAACAATTGAAAACGACTTGGTAAAACTTACAATTGCCAATAAAGGAGGATATATTGTTGAGGCAACCTTAAAAGAATATGAGAAATTTAAAAAAGGTTCTGGACAGTTAGTAGAATTAATCAAAGACAATAATGCAAATTTAAACGTGCAGCTAGTCACTTTGGATAACCGTACTTTGAATACTAAAGATTTGTATTTTGAGCCATCATTAACAAAAATTGGTGCAGACCAAGTTTTGTCTATGAAATTAAAGGCTGGAGCCAATGAGTTTTTAGAGTATAAATATATTTTGAAGCCAAATAATTACATGATTGGTTTTGATATTCGTTCTCAAGGTCTTCAAAAAGTTTTGAATACTTCAAAACCTTTAGATTTAGAATGGAATTTGAAGGCGCATAGAAATGAAAAAAGTATTTCATATGAAAACAAGTATACTGAAATATATTACGAACACAAAGACGGTAAAGTAGACTATGCAGGACTAGGAGCTTCTGAAAATGAGTTACTTGAAAAACCAACTTTTATAGCATTCAAACAACATTTCTTTGCTTCAATATTAGTTTCTAAAACTCCATTTGAGAACGCACAAGTTACATCAACTAACTTAATGAATGATGAGGAAGTAGATACCACTTTTACCAAGTCATTTAAAGCAAATATTCCGTTAGCGTTTACTAATGGTGAAATTGATCACAAATTAAGTTGGTACATGGGACCATCTGATTATAAAACCTTAGCAAATTATGATCTAAATTTAGAAAAAATCATAACAATGGGTTGGGGAATTATAGGCTGGATTAACCGTTTTATATTTGTACCATTATTTGGTTTCTTAGGATCGTATATTGCCTATGGTATTGCAATTATATTGTTTACTATATTGATAAAATTGGCTATGTCGCCTATAACTTTTAAATCATTCTTGTCTCAAGCAAAAATGAAGTTACTGCGTCCAGAAATTGCAGAGCTGGGAGAGAAGTTTAAGAAAGATCCTATGAAAAAGCAACAAGAAACAATGAAGCTTTACAATAAAGCAGGGGTTAACCCTATGGCTGGTTGTATACCAGCATTAATTCAAATGCCTTTTTTAATGGCTTCGTTTCAGTTTTTCCCATCTGCATTTGAGTTGAGACAAAAAAGTTTTCTTTGGGCAGATGACCTTTCTTCTTTTGATGAAATTGTAAAATTACCTTTTTATATTCCTTTTTATGGAAATCATATTAGTTTGTTTCCTATTCTTGCAGCTATAGCCATTTTCTTTTATATGAAAATGACATCTGGAGATCAGCAAATGGCAGCTCCTCAACAAGAAGGAATGCCAGATATGGCGAAGATGATGAAAATCATGATTTACGTTTCGCCAATAATGATGTTGTTTTTCTTTAATAGCTATGGAGCTGGATTGAGTTTGTACAACTTTATATCAAACTTGGTTACCATATTAATTATGTTGGTTATTAAAAAGTATTTTATCGACAGTGATAAAATTCATGCACAAATTCAAGAAAATAAACTGAAAGAACCCAAAAAACAAAGTAAGTTCCAAAGAAAATTACAAGAAGTAATGGAGCAAGCCGAGGCACAAAAAGCTTTAGATAAAAAGAATAAATAA
- a CDS encoding LysM peptidoglycan-binding domain-containing protein, protein MKYFFVIYTTALWFTISTFAQNKSTTHKVEKGETINSIAQKYKVTPYDIYQLNPDVQKGLQLNSILLIPSPSAKKAIALPVKKEATATKHVMAPKETLYGILKKYDVTTEELQKENPLLDVQALKIGQVLVIPSKTALKSNVPTQEKVVKHIVLAKETKYSIANKYDITIEELERKNPEIVSNLPIGYELIIKGNPAKIEKSVIATEVKKESVQVVSKPVSPKVNFISYVVRPKETLYSLSKMSGLSQEELLKENPVLANGVEVGMEIKIPESATITPVEAIKKEFAVLAKKNNERKKLALLLPFNVSKIENDTVNSITARLKKDKFLNMTLDFYSGALMAIDSAKTLGLNVEIKILDSQETKNSSAVASLLKSNNLDESDAIIGPFYQANVEKMAELVLQNQVSVISPLSKENEVKFANIFQAVPNPDAVKNAIFDYMRNKGGNMIAVVDKKKGSVIKFISDNHKDVRFVPLTATGGITAESIKSLLVKDKMNYVVMETENTGMIKGTLSTLMSAMATYKVQLVILEPNETLDTDEINFSSLTKLKLMYPSVSRENESSEALIFEKEYKKKNKVYPSVFATRGFDVTFDTLLRLSQGKKFEETTFEVATEQVDNKFDYSKNTTGGYSNNGIYILYYDTDLTIKEAK, encoded by the coding sequence ATGAAATACTTCTTTGTAATATACACGACTGCTTTGTGGTTTACTATAAGTACGTTTGCACAAAATAAATCCACAACTCACAAGGTTGAAAAAGGAGAAACTATCAATAGTATTGCTCAAAAATACAAAGTGACACCGTATGATATTTACCAGTTAAATCCAGATGTTCAAAAAGGATTGCAATTGAATAGTATTTTGTTGATTCCAAGTCCAAGTGCAAAAAAAGCGATTGCTTTACCAGTAAAAAAAGAGGCAACTGCAACAAAACATGTCATGGCTCCAAAAGAGACTTTGTATGGAATTTTGAAAAAATATGATGTTACAACAGAGGAACTGCAAAAAGAAAACCCATTACTAGATGTTCAAGCTTTAAAAATTGGACAAGTTCTTGTGATTCCATCTAAAACGGCTTTAAAAAGTAATGTTCCTACGCAAGAAAAAGTGGTTAAACACATTGTTCTAGCTAAAGAAACTAAATACTCTATTGCTAATAAGTACGATATTACTATTGAAGAATTAGAAAGAAAAAATCCTGAAATTGTATCCAATTTGCCCATAGGTTACGAGCTAATTATTAAAGGAAATCCAGCCAAAATTGAAAAGTCAGTTATAGCAACTGAAGTTAAAAAAGAGTCTGTACAAGTAGTTTCTAAACCGGTTTCTCCTAAAGTAAATTTTATAAGCTATGTTGTAAGGCCAAAAGAAACACTCTACAGTTTGTCAAAAATGTCGGGGTTATCTCAAGAAGAACTATTGAAAGAAAATCCAGTATTAGCTAATGGAGTAGAAGTAGGAATGGAGATCAAAATTCCAGAATCAGCTACTATCACACCAGTAGAAGCTATAAAAAAGGAATTTGCTGTCCTTGCTAAGAAAAATAACGAGAGAAAGAAATTAGCCTTATTGTTGCCATTTAATGTTTCAAAAATTGAAAACGACACTGTAAATTCTATTACCGCTCGATTAAAAAAAGATAAATTTCTAAACATGACTTTAGATTTTTATTCGGGTGCTTTAATGGCAATTGATTCGGCAAAAACATTAGGGTTAAATGTAGAAATAAAAATACTAGATTCACAAGAAACTAAAAACAGTTCGGCAGTGGCATCATTGCTAAAAAGCAATAATCTTGATGAATCTGACGCAATAATAGGGCCATTTTATCAAGCAAACGTAGAGAAAATGGCAGAGCTTGTTTTACAAAATCAAGTATCAGTTATATCTCCTTTGTCTAAAGAAAACGAAGTGAAATTTGCAAATATTTTTCAGGCGGTTCCTAATCCAGATGCGGTTAAGAATGCTATTTTTGACTACATGCGTAACAAAGGCGGAAATATGATTGCAGTTGTAGACAAGAAAAAAGGTTCGGTTATAAAATTTATTTCAGACAATCACAAAGATGTGCGTTTTGTACCTCTAACGGCTACGGGAGGAATTACAGCAGAAAGTATCAAAAGTCTTTTGGTGAAAGACAAGATGAATTATGTAGTCATGGAAACCGAAAATACGGGCATGATCAAAGGGACACTTTCTACATTAATGAGTGCTATGGCAACTTACAAGGTACAGTTAGTTATTTTAGAACCAAATGAAACATTAGATACAGATGAAATTAATTTTTCAAGTTTAACAAAACTGAAATTGATGTATCCATCAGTAAGCCGAGAAAATGAATCTTCAGAGGCTTTAATTTTTGAAAAAGAATACAAAAAGAAAAATAAAGTCTACCCAAGTGTTTTTGCAACTCGAGGATTTGATGTGACCTTTGATACGCTTTTGCGTTTGTCACAAGGTAAAAAGTTTGAGGAAACAACCTTTGAAGTTGCAACAGAGCAAGTAGATAATAAGTTTGATTACTCAAAAAACACAACGGGAGGGTATAGTAATAACGGAATTTATATCTTGTATTATGATACAGATTTAACGATAAAAGAAGCAAAGTAA
- a CDS encoding CTP synthase, whose amino-acid sequence MNQTKYIFVTGGVTSSLGKGIIAASLAKLLQARGYRTTIQKFDPYINVDPGTLNPYEHGECYVTDDGAETDLDLGHYERFLNVPTSQANNVTTGRIYLSVIEKERRGEFLGKTVQVVPHITNEIKERMQLLGNSGDYDIVITEIGGTVGDIESLPYIESVRQLVWELGEHNGIVIHLTLVPFLAAAGELKTKPTQHSVKTLMESGIKADILVCRTEHELSEELRNKLALFCNVKREAVIQSIDASTIYEVPNLMLEEGLDVVALKKLDLPKKAAPDLKNWNIFLKRLKNPKHTVNIGLVGKYVEMQDCYKSILEAFIHAGAANETKVNVISIHSEHLDASNIKEKCANLDGILVAPGFGERGIEGKIAAVQFARENKVPFFGICLGMQMAIIEQARNILGYADANSTEMNEHTAHPVVNLMEEQKTVTDKGGTMRLGAWKCDIKKDTLAYKIYGKETIFERHRHRYEYNNAYVNQLENAGLISSGVNPETGLVEIVEIKDHPFFIGVQYHPEYKSTVANPHPIFVNFVAAAVQAKKK is encoded by the coding sequence ATGAATCAAACAAAATATATTTTTGTTACAGGAGGTGTGACTTCTTCTTTAGGAAAAGGAATCATTGCAGCATCTCTTGCAAAATTGTTACAAGCAAGAGGATATCGTACAACTATTCAAAAATTTGATCCGTATATCAACGTTGATCCAGGGACTTTAAACCCTTATGAACATGGAGAATGTTATGTTACTGATGATGGAGCAGAAACAGACTTAGACTTAGGTCACTACGAACGTTTTTTGAATGTGCCAACGTCTCAAGCTAATAATGTTACTACAGGTAGAATTTATTTATCTGTGATTGAAAAAGAAAGAAGGGGAGAGTTTTTAGGTAAAACGGTACAAGTTGTACCTCATATTACCAATGAAATTAAAGAAAGAATGCAATTGCTTGGCAATTCTGGGGATTATGATATCGTAATCACAGAAATTGGTGGAACTGTAGGAGATATTGAATCCCTGCCATATATTGAGTCTGTTAGACAATTGGTTTGGGAACTTGGAGAGCATAACGGTATTGTAATTCATCTTACTTTAGTTCCTTTTTTGGCCGCAGCCGGAGAATTAAAGACAAAGCCTACACAGCATTCAGTAAAAACATTGATGGAAAGCGGTATTAAAGCGGACATACTTGTTTGTAGAACTGAGCACGAATTGTCAGAAGAATTGCGCAATAAACTGGCTCTTTTTTGTAATGTAAAACGTGAAGCAGTAATACAATCTATTGATGCTTCAACTATATATGAGGTTCCAAATTTAATGCTCGAAGAAGGATTAGATGTTGTAGCTTTGAAAAAATTAGATTTACCAAAGAAAGCAGCACCAGATTTAAAAAACTGGAATATTTTCTTGAAAAGATTAAAAAATCCTAAGCATACAGTTAACATTGGTTTGGTTGGGAAGTATGTGGAAATGCAAGATTGTTACAAGTCTATATTGGAGGCTTTTATTCATGCTGGTGCAGCCAATGAAACAAAAGTAAATGTAATTTCAATTCACTCGGAGCATTTAGATGCTAGCAATATCAAAGAAAAATGTGCAAATTTAGATGGGATTTTAGTAGCACCAGGTTTTGGAGAAAGAGGAATAGAAGGTAAGATAGCTGCTGTACAATTCGCTAGAGAAAATAAAGTTCCTTTTTTCGGAATCTGTTTAGGAATGCAAATGGCTATCATTGAGCAAGCTAGAAATATTTTAGGGTATGCTGACGCCAATTCTACTGAAATGAATGAACATACAGCACATCCTGTTGTAAATTTGATGGAAGAACAGAAAACCGTTACTGATAAAGGCGGTACCATGCGATTAGGTGCTTGGAAATGTGACATCAAAAAAGATACACTTGCATACAAAATTTATGGAAAAGAAACCATATTTGAGCGTCATCGTCATCGTTATGAGTACAATAATGCCTATGTGAACCAGTTAGAAAATGCTGGATTGATATCCTCTGGAGTAAATCCTGAAACAGGATTGGTTGAAATTGTAGAGATTAAGGACCATCCTTTCTTTATAGGTGTTCAATACCATCCAGAGTACAAGAGTACGGTGGCAAATCCGCATCCTATTTTTGTTAATTTTGTAGCAGCTGCAGTTCAAGCAAAAAAAAAATAG
- a CDS encoding endonuclease/exonuclease/phosphatase family protein, translating into MKPFFLFLLLLVQLSLTGQVKVISWNIENLGKSKSNETVNFIAQTTRDYDIIVIQEVVAGYGGAQAVARLADALNRKGSKWDYSISNPTSSSAYKTERYAFLWKTSRVKLIGTPWLEKKYHLEIDREPYYATFELDKKQFTLVNFHAITKSKQPETEIKHFKFLPTLYSNLNLIFLGDFNCPQSHSVFGPLKKVGYKSALQNQKTSLKRKCQNNNCLASEFDNIFYNSNRISFLNTGVIHFYNKFNSLEEARKVSDHIPIWMSFKLL; encoded by the coding sequence TTGAAACCATTTTTTTTATTTTTACTCTTACTTGTTCAGTTGTCTTTAACTGGACAAGTCAAAGTTATTTCTTGGAATATTGAAAATCTTGGTAAATCAAAGAGCAATGAAACCGTCAATTTTATTGCTCAAACCACCAGAGATTATGATATTATTGTCATACAAGAAGTAGTTGCTGGTTACGGTGGCGCACAAGCAGTGGCAAGGCTTGCAGATGCGTTAAATAGAAAAGGATCTAAATGGGATTACTCCATCAGCAATCCTACGTCCAGTAGCGCTTATAAAACAGAGCGATATGCTTTTTTGTGGAAAACAAGTAGAGTAAAACTTATTGGAACTCCTTGGCTAGAAAAAAAATACCATCTAGAAATAGATAGAGAACCGTATTACGCCACTTTTGAACTTGATAAAAAACAATTTACGCTTGTAAATTTTCACGCCATTACAAAAAGCAAGCAACCCGAAACGGAAATCAAACATTTCAAGTTTTTACCTACTTTATATTCCAATCTCAATTTGATTTTTTTAGGTGATTTTAATTGTCCGCAGTCGCATTCTGTTTTTGGCCCGTTAAAAAAAGTAGGATATAAATCGGCGTTACAAAACCAAAAAACATCTTTGAAAAGGAAGTGCCAAAACAACAATTGTTTGGCGTCAGAATTTGACAATATCTTTTACAATTCAAATCGAATTTCGTTTTTAAATACAGGAGTAATTCATTTTTACAATAAATTCAATTCACTAGAAGAAGCTAGAAAAGTATCTGATCACATTCCTATTTGGATGTCATTTAAGTTGCTTTAA
- a CDS encoding OsmC family protein — MTSRVTYLGDLRTSSIHLQSGTEILSDAPVDNNGKGEAFSPTDTVANALATCMMTIMGIKARDLNVDLKGSIANVTKIMNAEPRRIGRIEIAFDIFGTQNEKEKTILERAALTCPVFLSLHPEIEKSISFNWK; from the coding sequence ATGACATCAAGAGTAACATATCTAGGGGATTTAAGAACATCGTCGATTCATTTACAATCTGGAACAGAAATTCTTTCGGACGCACCAGTAGACAATAACGGAAAAGGGGAAGCTTTTTCACCTACAGATACCGTTGCTAACGCATTGGCTACATGCATGATGACTATTATGGGTATTAAAGCAAGAGATTTAAATGTTGATTTAAAGGGTTCTATTGCAAATGTTACTAAAATCATGAATGCAGAACCAAGAAGAATAGGCAGAATTGAAATCGCATTTGATATTTTTGGAACTCAAAATGAGAAAGAAAAAACAATATTAGAAAGAGCTGCCTTAACGTGTCCTGTTTTTTTAAGCTTACATCCAGAAATAGAAAAAAGCATTTCGTTTAACTGGAAATAA
- the guaA gene encoding glutamine-hydrolyzing GMP synthase: protein MQHNVLILDFGSQYTQLIARRVRELNIFCEIFPYNHFPSDLSSYKAVILGGSPFSVRADDAPHPDLSQIRGKLPLLAVCYGAQYLSHFSGGEVAASNTREYGRANLSFIKEDEIFFEGVSPNSQVWMSHSDSIKALPTNGVKLASTHDVEFAAYKIEGETTYAIQYHPEVFHSTDGSKMLENFLVKIADVPQTFTPNAFVEEMVSELKEKLQEDKVVLGLSGGVDSTVAAVLLHQAIGKNLYCIFVNNGLLRKNEFQNVLDQYKGMGLNVKGVDAGDRFLSELAGVSDPETKRKIIGRVFVEVFDDESKIIEDVKWLAQGTIYPDVIESVSVKGPSATIKSHHNVGGLPDYMKLKIVEPLRMLFKDEVRRVGASLGIDPELLGRHPFPGPGLSIRILGDITPEKVQILQDVDAVFIDGLKSWGLYDKVWQAGAILLPVNSVGVMGDERTYEKVIALRAVESTDGMTADWVHLPYEFLMKVSNDIINKVKGVNRVVYDISSKPPATIEWE from the coding sequence ATGCAACACAACGTACTTATTTTAGATTTCGGATCGCAATACACACAGCTTATTGCGCGTAGAGTTCGCGAATTAAATATATTCTGCGAAATTTTCCCATATAATCATTTTCCGAGTGATTTATCATCTTATAAAGCAGTAATTCTTGGAGGTAGTCCATTTTCTGTTCGCGCAGACGATGCACCCCATCCAGATTTATCTCAAATAAGAGGCAAGCTTCCTTTATTAGCAGTTTGTTATGGAGCTCAATATTTATCTCATTTTAGCGGTGGTGAAGTAGCTGCATCTAATACTAGAGAATATGGTAGAGCTAATTTATCATTTATCAAGGAAGATGAGATTTTCTTTGAAGGCGTTTCTCCAAATAGCCAAGTTTGGATGAGTCATAGTGATAGTATCAAAGCTTTGCCAACAAATGGTGTAAAACTAGCCAGCACTCATGATGTTGAGTTTGCTGCTTACAAAATTGAAGGCGAAACTACCTATGCAATACAATACCATCCTGAGGTTTTTCACTCAACGGATGGTTCTAAAATGTTAGAGAATTTCTTGGTAAAAATAGCTGACGTTCCTCAAACCTTTACTCCAAATGCTTTTGTTGAAGAAATGGTCTCTGAATTAAAAGAAAAATTACAGGAAGATAAAGTTGTTTTGGGTCTTTCTGGAGGTGTAGATTCAACAGTAGCAGCAGTTTTATTACATCAAGCTATTGGTAAAAATCTATATTGTATTTTTGTAAATAATGGTTTGTTACGTAAAAATGAGTTCCAAAATGTATTAGATCAATACAAAGGAATGGGATTGAATGTAAAAGGAGTGGATGCTGGAGATCGTTTCCTCTCCGAATTAGCCGGTGTAAGCGACCCAGAAACCAAACGTAAAATTATAGGCCGCGTATTTGTAGAAGTTTTTGATGATGAGTCAAAAATTATCGAAGATGTAAAATGGTTGGCACAAGGAACTATTTATCCAGATGTAATTGAGTCGGTATCTGTAAAAGGACCTTCTGCAACGATAAAATCACATCATAATGTAGGTGGTTTGCCAGATTACATGAAATTGAAAATTGTGGAACCGCTCAGAATGCTTTTTAAAGATGAGGTAAGAAGAGTAGGTGCTTCATTAGGTATAGATCCAGAATTACTAGGAAGACATCCTTTTCCTGGACCTGGTTTGTCAATACGTATCTTAGGGGATATTACACCAGAAAAAGTACAAATTTTACAAGATGTAGATGCTGTTTTTATTGATGGATTAAAATCTTGGGGATTGTATGACAAAGTTTGGCAAGCAGGAGCAATTCTTTTACCGGTTAATAGCGTAGGAGTTATGGGTGATGAGCGTACTTATGAAAAAGTAATTGCATTGCGCGCCGTAGAATCTACTGATGGTATGACTGCTGACTGGGTTCACCTTCCGTATGAGTTTTTAATGAAAGTTTCAAATGACATTATCAATAAAGTTAAAGGGGTAAATAGAGTGGTCTATGATATCAGTTCAAAACCGCCTGCAACAATTGAATGGGAATAA
- a CDS encoding fasciclin domain-containing protein yields MKNLLKFKNIAMIAIVALLSFSCDDDNDEKNTDNTITGTAVKAPNLTVLVQALTRANLATTLQGTGSFTVFAPTDAAFNAFLTANNFTSINQVPQDVLTRILLNHVVSGTVKSTDLQTGYVKTLATSATSGTNTMSMYVNLASGVRLNGVASVTTPDVMASNGVIHIVDAVINLPSIVTHATANPNFTSLVGALTGAGQPNFVATLSATGPFTVFAPTNAAFTSLNTELAPGGIASVSAANLTRVLNYHVVNGNILATALTAGTLPTLQTPQTFTVTLTGGAKITDVRNRVANVTATDVQCSNGVIHVLDKVLLPTFPNP; encoded by the coding sequence ATGAAAAATCTTTTAAAATTTAAAAACATTGCCATGATTGCAATTGTTGCATTATTGTCTTTCTCTTGTGACGATGATAATGATGAAAAAAATACTGACAATACCATTACAGGAACTGCTGTAAAAGCACCTAACTTAACCGTTCTTGTTCAAGCACTTACACGTGCAAACCTAGCAACAACTTTACAAGGAACTGGTTCTTTCACCGTTTTTGCTCCAACGGATGCTGCATTCAACGCATTTTTGACCGCGAACAATTTTACAAGTATTAACCAAGTACCACAAGATGTTTTAACTAGAATTTTATTAAATCACGTAGTTAGCGGAACTGTTAAATCTACAGATTTACAAACTGGATACGTTAAAACATTAGCTACAAGCGCAACATCTGGAACAAATACCATGAGCATGTATGTAAATTTAGCTTCGGGTGTACGATTAAACGGTGTTGCATCTGTAACAACTCCAGATGTAATGGCTTCAAACGGAGTTATTCATATTGTAGATGCTGTAATTAATTTGCCATCAATTGTAACACACGCTACTGCAAATCCTAATTTTACTTCATTGGTAGGTGCATTAACAGGAGCTGGACAACCTAACTTTGTTGCCACTCTTTCAGCAACAGGACCTTTTACCGTTTTCGCACCAACTAATGCAGCATTTACATCCTTAAACACAGAACTTGCTCCAGGAGGAATTGCGAGTGTTTCAGCTGCAAACTTAACAAGAGTATTAAATTACCATGTAGTTAACGGTAACATTTTAGCAACTGCTTTGACTGCAGGAACTCTACCAACGTTACAAACACCACAAACATTCACAGTAACACTAACAGGAGGTGCTAAAATTACAGATGTAAGAAACAGAGTTGCTAATGTAACTGCTACTGATGTACAATGTTCAAACGGAGTAATTCATGTATTAGATAAAGTATTATTACCTACTTTCCCAAATCCGTAG
- a CDS encoding isoaspartyl peptidase/L-asparaginase, giving the protein MKLIIHGGFFSESSTSDDIKIAKQKALEEIVMRSYEYLKTYTASETVVYAVTQLENDILFNAGTGSQIQSDGKIRMSAAIMDGETQKMSGVINIEAVKNPIEVAALLMQQDDRILGGSGATNFARANGFEYFSTEIPQRRAEFEAKLKATGTGTVGCVALDQNGKIAVATSTGGKGFEIPGRISDSATVAGNYANAFCGVSMTGVGEDIVSNATAVKIVTRVTDGMQLKDAFDKTFNELLPYDGFAGAIAIDHNGTIYHQDSHPSMVFASFDGTEFEVFK; this is encoded by the coding sequence ATGAAACTAATTATACACGGCGGTTTTTTTTCGGAATCATCAACTTCAGATGATATTAAAATTGCAAAACAGAAAGCACTTGAAGAAATAGTAATGCGTTCTTATGAGTACTTAAAAACTTATACTGCTTCAGAAACTGTTGTTTATGCTGTAACTCAACTTGAAAATGATATTCTTTTTAATGCAGGAACGGGTTCACAAATTCAAAGTGACGGAAAAATTAGGATGAGTGCTGCAATCATGGATGGCGAAACCCAAAAAATGAGTGGTGTAATCAATATAGAAGCTGTAAAAAATCCTATTGAGGTAGCAGCTCTATTAATGCAACAAGATGATCGAATTTTAGGAGGATCTGGAGCTACTAATTTTGCCAGAGCGAATGGGTTTGAGTATTTTTCTACAGAAATTCCGCAACGTAGAGCTGAATTTGAAGCCAAATTAAAAGCTACGGGAACAGGAACCGTAGGATGTGTAGCATTAGATCAAAATGGAAAAATTGCTGTAGCTACATCTACAGGTGGAAAAGGTTTTGAAATTCCAGGTCGAATTTCTGATTCTGCAACTGTAGCAGGAAATTATGCCAATGCTTTTTGTGGCGTAAGCATGACTGGAGTGGGAGAAGACATAGTTAGTAATGCAACGGCTGTAAAAATTGTTACTCGAGTTACTGACGGAATGCAACTTAAAGATGCTTTTGATAAAACCTTCAATGAATTATTACCCTATGATGGTTTTGCAGGTGCTATTGCTATAGATCACAACGGTACTATTTACCATCAAGATTCACATCCTAGTATGGTTTTTGCTAGTTTTGACGGAACCGAATTTGAGGTTTTTAAATAA
- a CDS encoding DUF3820 family protein, with product MDQNQKQLIKLAHTKMPFGKYEGWFLIEIPEYYIVWYANKGFPKGELGQQLQLVYELKLNGLEDLIRNIKKKYPKP from the coding sequence ATGGATCAAAATCAAAAACAGCTTATAAAACTGGCTCATACTAAAATGCCCTTTGGTAAATATGAAGGCTGGTTTTTAATAGAAATACCTGAATATTATATTGTTTGGTATGCCAATAAAGGCTTTCCAAAAGGTGAGTTAGGGCAACAATTACAATTGGTTTATGAATTAAAACTTAATGGCCTAGAGGATTTGATTCGGAATATTAAAAAAAAATATCCCAAACCATAG